In one window of Erinaceus europaeus chromosome 17, mEriEur2.1, whole genome shotgun sequence DNA:
- the LOC103111006 gene encoding tetraspanin-3-like, translated as MGQCGITSSKTVLVFLNLIFWGAAGILCYVGAYVFITYDDYDHFFEDVYTLIPAVVIIAVGALLFIIGLIGCCATIRESRCGLATFVIILLLVFVTEVVVVVLGYVYRAKVENKVDRSIQKVYKTYNGTNPDAASRATDYVQRQLHCCGIHNYSDWENTDWFKETKNQSVPLSCCRETASSCNGSLAHPSDLYAERCEALVVKKLQEIMMHVIWVALAFAAIQLLGMLCACIVLCRRSRAYELLISGGTYA; from the coding sequence ATGGGCCAGTGCGGCATCACTTCCTCCAAGACCGTGCTGGTGTTCCTCAATCTCATCTTCTGGGGGGCAGCTGGCATCTTGTGCTATGTGGGAGCCTATGTCTTCATCACGTATGATGACTATGACCACTTCTTTGAAGACGTGTACACTCTCATCCCCGCTGTAGTGATCATAGCAGTAGGAGCTCTGCTCTTCATTATTGGGCTCATTGGCTGCTGCGCCACAATCCGGGAAAGCCGCTGCGGACTTGCCACGTTTGTCATCATCCTACTCTTGGTTTTTGTCACAGAAGTTGTTGTAGTGGTTTTGGGATACGTTTACAGAGCAAAGGTGGAAAACAAAGTTGATCGCAGTATCCAGAAAGTGTATAAGACCTACAATGGAACCAACCCTGATGCTGCTAGTCGGGCTACTGACTATGTACAGAGACAGTTGCACTGCTGTGGGATTCACAACTATTCAGACTGGGAAAATACAGACTGGTTCAAAGAAACCAAGAACCAGAGTGTCCCTCTTAGCTGCTGCAGAGAGACCGCTAGCAGCTGCAATGGCAGCCTGGCCCACCCATCCGACCTCTATGCTGAGAGGTGTGAAGCTCTCGTTGTCAAGAAGCTGCAAGAAATCATGATGCATGTCATCTGGGTGGCCCTGGCATTTGCAGCTATTCAGCTGCTGGGCATGCTGTGTGCATGCATCGTGCTGTGCAGAAGGAGCAGAGCCTATGAGCTCCTCATCAGCGGCGGAACCTACGCATAG